The Apis cerana isolate GH-2021 linkage group LG10, AcerK_1.0, whole genome shotgun sequence DNA window TGTAATTGACATCGTTTTGGCTCAATATTTCACGCCTACTTAACTTATtggaaacgtttaaaaaatttacgacgttttaaaacgattaaaaaaaatttgtttccccTCATTTAAGATATTCagtttagaaatatttgattaaactaatgatttgtaaacgaaacaaatatgatattatatttgttcgaatcgaaattaactaaaatattattgatgttGATTTTTAGCCGTACCGCACAACTCCTCTGGTCTTGCCAGGTGCAAAGATCAAAAAGGATGCTCCGCTCGGGGAATGCTACTTGCGCCATCATCCAAATCCGATGATCAGGGCGGCGCCGCATCATTACGAACCTGCTCATCCAGAGGTTGCTATGAAACAAAAGGtgcgtttcgtttcgttcgatatTGTGTTATAAACGGcttttatttacgaaaaaaaaaaaattgtcgttTATTCCGATTTGCTTGAAAGAGGACGaacaattctttcttcttcgtcggaacatgttaaatattaatgatcacaattacaagatattaatttgtaaatatataacatctgATTAGGTGGCAGAAACGGTACTTCAACGTGTCTTGGGACCGAATGAAGTTCCAAAGGtttggattattttattttcaagttgCTTTCGCTTTCATCATCGACTGATGCTTTTGCTTTGATTAAGAACGAtatcattatcttttaatttttttttctgaccACTTGCAAATGTCAATCAATAATGCGGCATGATCGGTATTTTTATCGCTAATTAATcatctcgatcgattttcaacattatctatattatgaaCGTTATTCATGCAAAAAGCTCTTCTAAccgaatttattgatttaagtttagatttagaatataaaaaaaatcctcgTCAGAGAACTCGATCTGAggatatcaaaaaaatcatattcgaGCGTAATTTACTgaaactatttaattaaattgcatataactaaataaatcaaatatgtcAAACATATGTCAAAacattatcgaataattcttGTATCGCATTGTAGTGAAACGCAATgtttaaactaatattttcataaaagtgataaatttttgtgtaaatcgtaaacatttagaaatttatttgtataaaaaagcaaaaagaagaagaaggagaagaaaaaaagaagatgaaaagaaatcaacaatagcaattttaattattttgtaattattgtaattatcatttattgtctcatttaattttgttattaggTTGTCCATAAACAATTTAACTCACCGATCGGACTCTATTCCGAAGAAAATATTGCTGATACTATAAAATGCCAAGCATCGGCTATACCgtaagtaataataacaaataaaactattattataaaacaaaagttaatataCTGTATATAGCTTGTAAATAAagcataataaaaagttactagcattaataatatgatttaataatacaatttgattTTTGCTGAATGCTGCTACTTATCAAACTATTAACTCTGAgcagttaataatttttttacgctATCGACTAacggatatttttaaattataactctTTTTACCTGGAAGGGATAttcgttggaaattttaaatcgaagatAGATTCTATTGAGGAAACATAATCATAATGTAAGAAGTATggatatagaaaagaaatcgcAGCTCAATTCTTACATTGttatattctttctaaatGGATGATATACACTCACGTGCAGTTTATTTGTTTTCCAGCATTTTCATAGATTTTTCCTTCGTGAAACAGAAACAAGAAATAGAAGAACAAGCGAGAATCTTGAAAGAGCAGGCTAAGGCCGCCTCCTCGAAGAATGTGTGGCCGCAATTCAATAAACCAAATTAATATTCAGTTCGAGACGTTTTTCGATGCTTCTCGCACGTTGCATAGTAAATTCgtagtttcaaattttttctcgattttggCATAAATCACGTTTTTTGTCTCGAAATTGTTCCTCTTtcatcattgaaaataataactgtattatttttttttaatgagacAAACGAACGTGCCTATTTGTGATTGAAGTTTTGATTAGCGTTCCATCAAGTGTTTACttattcgaacgaattttgttttagtttattatttataaaatatctgtaaaatattattatttactaggATTATGATACAATTATGATGcagtttgttttattaataatatcgagtAGAATCGATAAAGTCgacataaatattagaaaataaatcacaaaaaaaGTTTGTAAAATAACAATACTATACATTTGCATGGtgtattgttgaaaataatcaataattaatcatagtaAATGTTCATGTAAATTAGTAGCCttactaattttataatagttacatgtacttataatgaaaaagcatttctcgagaatttattatcaatttattatcaatgtgaagcattatataacatatttaataattacaaaaattaaacaaaaattaagaattaaaatcacaTACGATTCTCGAGAAAAAGCATCAAAGATTTAGTTGAGACATTCACGACTCATATTCACGactaatgaaaaaagattaatgaaaaaaagcaTGGAAGCAGTCTGAAAGTCGCTCTCgaacaaatataattgatgataTAACCCTGGCTAATCGATTTGACAAAATCAaggcaaataaattaaaaatagtccATGTATACAATGTAATGGTACAGCCCGAAGAAACCGATGAAGTACGACCCAAGTAAAAGCGAGGCTTACAAGGCTCTGCAAGAAGAAGCGCTCGGCGATACAGTACAAGAAGTGAAACAACCAGCACGCACCGGTGTTTTCTCTCCGCAAAAAGTTAACCAAAATAGAGTacgtatgaaaaataattaaatttaataattaaatttttaaaattattattattattattcatttcttgttttataaattaatattctcagATATATCACGCTCGACCAAAAAGTCCTGCAGGACCTTACGTAAGtagaactttaaatatttgaatttttgttatattaatttttattatattttaatattattttatatcacatttataacattatataacgtttcttgtatttaaaaaaatttttaatattgaaattataataaattaataattaatatttatttaattgagaaTCAAAGTTTTAAgtctttttacatataaataaaagattatataaacaattataaaattttatatcaatttacataaataatttttatatatttatataatattatatgtttatgtatataaaatattttgatttgacaatatagatttttcctaaatatttaaaaaactaaaatttataattttattataattttaaaaattataattaaatttaattattcattcaaatatcaAGTATTGAATAGTTATCATTACGCTAATcttcaatatttatgaaatttattaacattgttACTTACTTCCAAGAAcaatggaaatttataatttctttctaggTAAATATTCTCGATGATGATGGTGAAAAAATCCATCAAAGTAACAGCTTCAAGAGGATTATGTATAGTGTTTTGGGACAaactgattattaatttatgaactgattataaatatatcttatatatattttatttattgttcattgcaacaaattaaaaattacacataataaaaaaaaacttgttaaaataacgcgaaattactaaatgaaacattaaataaatatcattattaaatgaaatattaaatatgaagcttctgtaaatttttacatggtgctgtgaattttatttatgcagAAATTATATCAccatgtatattaaatttttccttattttaaaaataatataagcaaATAAACATTAAGTGTGAGTCACATATGaaacaatgaatattattttattatttccttatatttccttatatttacatttgaataataatcaatatattgaacaaaaaaatattgaatattattaaaaagggaaataattatttagaaatacttGATAATGgctaacataatttaatttcataataagatGCTACAAATATACCCTAAT harbors:
- the LOC108003021 gene encoding PDZ and LIM domain protein 3 isoform X7, which translates into the protein MTRKQTIIVKLKRSSTGKPWGIRIAGGADLGTPIVVTRSENETLQRGDVIKKIDDYDARDVRAKQRKLPSELPKSPVPPPSIDEYNRPTSSPDHLYLPHEHLDEVREERAYLSQPYRTTPLVLPGAKIKKDAPLGECYLRHHPNPMIRAAPHHYEPAHPEVAMKQKVAETVLQRVLGPNEVPKVVHKQFNSPIGLYSEENIADTIKCQASAIPPKKPMKYDPSKSEAYKALQEEALGDTVQEVKQPARTGVFSPQKVNQNRIYHARPKSPAGPYVNILDDDGEKIHQSNSFKRIMYSVLGQTDY
- the LOC108003021 gene encoding PDZ and LIM domain protein 3 isoform X2, translated to MTRKQTIIVKLKRSSTGKPWGIRIAGGADLGTPIVVTRSENETLQRGDVIKKIDDYDARDVRHVDAQNLLQNSESIRLVIERSEPSKASRINITTSSSIFESNTGDRAAVTSLAKQRKLPSELPKSPVPPPSIDEYNRPTSSPDHLYLPHEHLDEVREERAYLSQPYRTTPLVLPGAKIKKDAPLGECYLRHHPNPMIRAAPHHYEPAHPEVAMKQKVVHKQFNSPIGLYSEENIADTIKCQASAIPPKKPMKYDPSKSEAYKALQEEALGDTVQEVKQPARTGVFSPQKVNQNRIYHARPKSPAGPYVNILDDDGEKIHQSNSFKRIMYSVLGQTDY
- the LOC108003021 gene encoding PDZ and LIM domain protein 3 isoform X4 codes for the protein MTRKQTIIVKLKRSSTGKPWGIRIAGGADLGTPIVVTRSENETLQRGDVIKKIDDYDARDVRHVDAQNLLQNSESIRLVIERAKQRKLPSELPKSPVPPPSIDEYNRPTSSPDHLYLPHEHLDEVREERAYLSQPYRTTPLVLPGAKIKKDAPLGECYLRHHPNPMIRAAPHHYEPAHPEVAMKQKVAETVLQRVLGPNEVPKVVHKQFNSPIGLYSEENIADTIKCQASAIPPKKPMKYDPSKSEAYKALQEEALGDTVQEVKQPARTGVFSPQKVNQNRIYHARPKSPAGPYVNILDDDGEKIHQSNSFKRIMYSVLGQTDY
- the LOC108003021 gene encoding PDZ and LIM domain protein 3 isoform X1 translates to MTRKQTIIVKLKRSSTGKPWGIRIAGGADLGTPIVVTRSENETLQRGDVIKKIDDYDARDVRHVDAQNLLQNSESIRLVIERSEPSKASRINITTSSSIFESNTGDRAAVTSLAKQRKLPSELPKSPVPPPSIDEYNRPTSSPDHLYLPHEHLDEVREERAYLSQPYRTTPLVLPGAKIKKDAPLGECYLRHHPNPMIRAAPHHYEPAHPEVAMKQKVAETVLQRVLGPNEVPKVVHKQFNSPIGLYSEENIADTIKCQASAIPPKKPMKYDPSKSEAYKALQEEALGDTVQEVKQPARTGVFSPQKVNQNRIYHARPKSPAGPYVNILDDDGEKIHQSNSFKRIMYSVLGQTDY
- the LOC108003021 gene encoding PDZ and LIM domain protein 3 isoform X10 produces the protein MTRKQTIIVKLKRSSTGKPWGIRIAGGADLGTPIVVTRSENETLQRGDVIKKIDDYDARDVRAKQRKLPSELPKSPVPPPSIDEYNRPTSSPDHLYLPHEHLDEVREERAYLSQPYRTTPLVLPGAKIKKDAPLGECYLRHHPNPMIRAAPHHYEPAHPEVAMKQKVVHKQFNSPIGLYSEENIADTIKCQASAIPPKKPMKYDPSKSEAYKALQEEALGDTVQEVKQPARTGVFSPQKVNQNRIYHARPKSPAGPYVNILDDDGEKIHQSNSFKRIMYSVLGQTDY
- the LOC108003021 gene encoding PDZ and LIM domain protein 3 isoform X8 yields the protein MSLKFSISNFYETYSENETLQRGDVIKKIDDYDARDVRHVDAQNLLQNSESIRLVIERAKQRKLPSELPKSPVPPPSIDEYNRPTSSPDHLYLPHEHLDEVREERAYLSQPYRTTPLVLPGAKIKKDAPLGECYLRHHPNPMIRAAPHHYEPAHPEVAMKQKVAETVLQRVLGPNEVPKVVHKQFNSPIGLYSEENIADTIKCQASAIPPKKPMKYDPSKSEAYKALQEEALGDTVQEVKQPARTGVFSPQKVNQNRIYHARPKSPAGPYVNILDDDGEKIHQSNSFKRIMYSVLGQTDY
- the LOC108003021 gene encoding PDZ and LIM domain protein 3 isoform X3, encoding MSLKFSISNFYETYSENETLQRGDVIKKIDDYDARDVRHVDAQNLLQNSESIRLVIERSEPSKASRINITTSSSIFESNTGDRAAVTSLAKQRKLPSELPKSPVPPPSIDEYNRPTSSPDHLYLPHEHLDEVREERAYLSQPYRTTPLVLPGAKIKKDAPLGECYLRHHPNPMIRAAPHHYEPAHPEVAMKQKVAETVLQRVLGPNEVPKVVHKQFNSPIGLYSEENIADTIKCQASAIPPKKPMKYDPSKSEAYKALQEEALGDTVQEVKQPARTGVFSPQKVNQNRIYHARPKSPAGPYVNILDDDGEKIHQSNSFKRIMYSVLGQTDY
- the LOC108003021 gene encoding PDZ and LIM domain protein 3 isoform X5; translation: MTRKQTIIVKLKRSSTGKPWGIRIAGGADLGTPIVVTRSENETLQRGDVIKKIDDYDARDVRHVDAQNLLQNSESIRLVIERAKQRKLPSELPKSPVPPPSIDEYNRPTSSPDHLYLPHEHLDEVREERAYLSQPYRTTPLVLPGAKIKKDAPLGECYLRHHPNPMIRAAPHHYEPAHPEVAMKQKVVHKQFNSPIGLYSEENIADTIKCQASAIPPKKPMKYDPSKSEAYKALQEEALGDTVQEVKQPARTGVFSPQKVNQNRIYHARPKSPAGPYVNILDDDGEKIHQSNSFKRIMYSVLGQTDY